In one window of Cydia pomonella isolate Wapato2018A chromosome 16, ilCydPomo1, whole genome shotgun sequence DNA:
- the LOC133526423 gene encoding nucleoside diphosphate kinase 6-like, translating to MQKLQLTLAIIKPHAVKNPVALSFIRNVIKNKFIVIKTKRVSLDKEAAGKFYSEHVGKFFYNRLVTFMTSGSVDLHIMGHSNAIELWRRMLGPTCVYKAQFQQPYCLRGMFGISDTRNVAHGSDSPPSAEREIKFFFPEFSFYQWHNGHEVLYRKGPIIFNDHLFEHVRKL from the exons ATGCAGAAACTACAACTAACCCTGGCCATAATCAAGCCACACGCTGTAAAGAATCCCGTGGCTCTTTCATTCATTAGGaacgttataaaaaataagtttatagtCATAAAAACTAAACGGGTCTCCCTGGATAAAGAAGCAGCTGGTAAATTCTACAGCGAACATGTTGGCAAGTTCTTCTATAATCGGCTGGTGACGTTCATGACGAG TGGTAGTGTGGACCTGCACATAATGGGCCACTCTAACGCCATAGAGCTGTGGCGCCGCATGCTGGGGCCCACCTGCGTGTACAAGGCGCAGTTCCAGCAGCCCTACTGTCTCCGTGGCATGTTCGGCATCTCCGACACCAGGAACGTTGCTCATGGCTCTG ATTCTCCACCGTCAGCAGAACGGGAGATCAAGTTCTTCTTCCCGGAGTTTTCTTTCTACCAATGGCACAACGGGCATGAGGTGCTGTACAGGAAAGGACCCATCATCTTCAATGATCATCTGTTTGAACATGTCAGGAAACTGTAA
- the LOC133526406 gene encoding uncharacterized protein LOC133526406 encodes MYTLKGIFPEPKKEQKKNFIRENMKQLKYIQGKSPKESQQGLTSVPPRISRQPAVALSKVKSSPSSKSGKATLSIGKSIGNSRKKFTDVRIKKGDMAEFLERKERRAMQVKEEETEEEDVKSTDSSGCLKDIGCQTIESNLAQQLAECTKLTMIYPKKEDEEAKLKASGDFGLHNRVTTPKGRKGSDEINIDSERNRSRLNAILERKDKDNKDPYLPSGYQRGVVPAYLRARRDSGGAPAAAAGAGGGGGAEPGECPPGHVALPDQERKETLRMLRNSFAELVSELNKMPVKTDTLRMRNRKMELEKQLAKLEEGIKVFSRPKVFVKIGE; translated from the exons atGTATACTCTCAAGGGTATATTTCCAGAACCCA AAAAGGAgcagaaaaaaaactttataaggGAAAACATGAAACAGCTTAAATATATTCAAGGCAAGTCGCCCAAAGAGTCACAACAAGGTCTGACCAGCGTCCCCCCGCGGATCTCCAGGCAGCCAGCCGTAGCCCTCAGCAAGGTCAAGTCCTCACCCTCCAGCAAGAGCGGCAAAGCTACCCTCTCAATTGGGAAATCCATAGGCAACTCTCGAAAGAAATTTACCGATGTCCGGATAAAGAAAGGTGACATGGCAGAGTTTTTAGAAAGGAAAGAAAGACGTGCCATGCAAGTCAAGGAAGAAGAGACAGAGGAAGAGGATGTAAAATCAACAGATTCATCTGGATGCCTGAAAGATATAGGCTGTCAGACCATTGAATCTAATTTAGCGCAACAATTAGCTGAATGCACTAAACTAACAATGATATACCCTAAGAAAGAGGACGAGGAGGCTAAGTTGAAAGCTAGCGGGGACTTTGGCCTCCATAATCGAGTGACAACTCCTAAGGGACGAAAGGGTAGTGATGAAATTAATATTGATTCGGAGCGGAATCGCAGTAGGTTAAATGCAATATTGGAACGGAAGGacaaagacaacaaagacccttATCTACCATCAG GCTACCAGCGCGGCGTCGTGCCGGCGTACCTGCGCGCGCGCCGGGACAGCGGGGGAGCccccgcggcggcggcgggggcgggcggcggcggcggcgcggagCCCGGCGAGTGCCCGCCCGGACACGTGGCGCTGCCCGACCAGGAGCGCAAGGAGACGCTGCGCATGCTTAGGAATA GTTTTGCAGAATTAGTAAGCGAACTAAACAAGATGCCTGTCAAAACCGACACCCTCCGCATGCGGAACCGCAAGATGGAGCTCGAGAAGCAGCTCGCCAAGCTGGAGGAGGGTATCAAGGTGTTCTCGAGACCCAAGGTCTTCGTTAAGATTGGAGAATAA
- the LOC133526405 gene encoding uncharacterized protein C2orf81 homolog, which yields MLVTFPKKSLYLFVNVKFQVGFKFIKFNYSNNLKYFEYILLDSCFVAMPLSGSMPLMLNNYTVSRLGRKLSVDDQKVLVALPRDFIPERTWAEVLQKEDTELMVLEMREEIVEEAINIAYGRYMERQTAPFTVHCAAQAWLQLIDWHFYKHDPGEDPSAYPPCFIPKRVESWTPDEMPLPSPKDAWGRENLNVIEEVVEETLRKWPSSQSVDLPVVEPIPQECWFPGKVMLPGYMDDESYDFDSITFDESVSSDLGTESELLQKVTNYTPGETSVKESTTMMTFGSQKGTTTDTTEVLSSLHGGGDSATQHSKIRAPSTKSKIFNRSSMLGRSKNSLPPLQSDSRSRASVISDCRLRSLRLDTQYEISSEKIDSAPKVNIKRK from the exons aTGTTGGTAACGTTTcctaaaaaaagtttgtatttatttgtcaatgtcaagtttcaAGTTGGctttaaatttatcaaatttaattaCTCCAATAACTTGAAATATTTCGAATACATACTACTCGATAGTTGTTTTGTCGCGATGCCACTCAGCGGATCCATGCCTCTAATGCTAAATAACTACACCGTGTCTCGTCTTGGCCGAAAGTTATCTGTGGATGACCAGAAAGTACTCGTTGCACTACCAAGAGATTTTATCCCTGAACGGACTTG GGCCGAGGTCTTACAGAAAGAGGACACAGAGCTGATGGTCCTAGAGATGCGGGAGGAAATCGTAGAAGAAGCGATTAACATCGCCTACGGGAGATATATGGAGCGTCAGACAGCGCCTTTCACCGTTCACTGCGCCGCTCAAGCCTGGCTGCAACTTATAGACTG GCACTTCTACAAACACGATCCAGGCGAAGATCCTTCCGCCTACCCTCCCTGCTTCATTCCAAAGCGCGTGGAATCCTGGACTCCCGATGAGATGCCTTTGCCCTCACCCAAGGACGCGTGGGGCCGAGAGAACCTGAACGTCATCGAGGAGGTCGTCGAAGAGACGCTGAGGAAATGGCCGAGCTCGCAGTCCGTAGACTTGCCCGTTGTGGAACCCATTCCGCAAGAGTGCTG GTTTCCGGGAAAGGTGATGCTGCCAGGATACATGGACGATGAAAGTTACGATTTCGATTCCATTACGTTc GACGAGAGCGTGTCTTCAGATTTGGGGACTGAGAGTGAGCTGCTGCAAAAGGTCACAAACTACACCCCAGGAGAGACTTCCGTCAAG GAGTCGACGACTATGATGACATTCGGCTCCCAAAAGGGCACAACCACAGACACCACGGAGGTATTAAGCTCTCTCCACGGAGGGGGGGACTCAGCCACACAGCACTCCAAAATACGAGCCCCCTCCACTAAGAGCAAGATCTTCAACCGATCAAG CATGCTGGGCAGGTCTAAGAACTCTCTGCCTCCTCTTCAGTCGGACTCGCGATCAAGAGCATCTGTCATCTCAGACTGTCGGTTGAGAAGCCTCAG ACTGGACACTCAATACGAGATATCTTCAGAGAAGATCGATTCGGCGCCGAAAGTAAACATCAAGAGAAAGTGA
- the LOC133526555 gene encoding glucose dehydrogenase [FAD, quinone]-like yields MNSFWNILLSVLCLHTQVFSQSLFNAASGLLRDANELYNGEPADAEVLFSEYDFVIVGAGTAGCLLSNRLTEVGQFKVLLIEAGNSEQLYMDIPLIATVLQFTDANWDYRPQPQKAGCLGMREGRCSWPRGRVVGGSSVLHSMMHTRGNRQDYDRWAALGNPGWDYASVLKYFKRFENIQVPELRKDTVYHSTKGEMHLQNPNWRTPLSDAFLQAGVETGGKIVDYNGEKQIGYSIIQFTMQNGTRMSASRAFLHPLKYRHNFYIVKNAMVTRVLIDPQTGRAYGVKFHKGGQQYTVTATREVILSAGAINTPQLLMLSGIGPKDHLTEMNINTVVDLPVGYNLQDHWALGGLTFLINTTASIRFERIATINNIMEYFTDHSGPLSAPTGTEALAFMDTKNPDDPNGYPDLELLFVAGSIVSRTTYKTAFNIDDHLYDTVYGPIKDRDTWMVFPIILLPESKGRIKLQNKNPYTKPLIYANYFTDNGHDQKIILHGIRKVIELSQSRAFQRYGSKLHDIPFPNCARHGFNSDEYWFCAMKTITVTIHHHCGTAKMGPRHDPGAVVDPKLRIYGIKGLRVVDASVMPFVPAAHINAPTMMIAEKAADMIKEDWGIRFK; encoded by the exons ATGAACAGTTTCTGGAATATATTACTAAG TGTATTATGTCTCCACACCCAAGTATTCTCTCAATCCCTCTTCAACGCAGCTTCTGGCCTGCTCCGAGACGCCAACGAACTGTACAATGGGGAACCAGCTGATGCCGAGGTTCTATTCTCAGAGTATGACTTCGTGATAGTTGGGGCCGGGACGGCTGGATGTCTGCTCAGTAATCGGCTTACGGAGGTTGGACAATTCAAG GTCTTGCTTATAGAAGCTGGTAACAGCGAACAGCTCTACATGGACATCCCTCTGATAGCCACCGTGCTGCAGTTCACTGATGCCAACTGGGACTACAGGCCCCAACCACAG AAAGCCGGTTGCCTAGGCATGCGCGAAGGTCGCTGCTCTTGGCCACGAGGGCGAGTGGTCGGTGGTTCTTCCGTGCTGCACTCCATGATGCATACCAGAGGCAACCGACAAGATTACGACCGCTGGGCAGCTTTAGGAAACCCAG GATGGGACTACGCATCGGTGTTGAAATATTTCAAGCGATTCGAAAACATCCAAGTGCCAGAATTGAGGAAAGATACCGTTTACCATTCTACCAAGGGAGAGATGCATCTTCAAAACCCCAACTGGAGAACACCACTCTCTGATGCATTTCTCCAAGCAGGAGTTGAAACTGGAGGGAAGATTGTAGATTATAACGGCGAGAAGCAAATAGGGTATTCCATCATACAGTTCACAATGCAAAATGGAACACGCATGAGTGCAAGTCGGGCTTTTCTCCACCCCTTAAAATATAGACACAATTTCTACATCGTTAAAAACGCAATGGTTACACGTGTTCTTATAGATCCTCAGACTGGAAGGGCATATGGTGTCAAATTCCATAAAGGTGGACAGCAGTATACAGTAACGGCAACTAGAGAGGTGATCCTATCCGCTGGTGCCATCAATACCCCACAATTATTAATGCTAAGCGGAATTGGACCGAAGGATCATTTGACTGAAATGAACATCAATACAGTCGTCGATTTACCCGTCGGCTACAACCTTCAAGACCATTGGGCTTTAGGAGGCTTGACTTTTCTTATCAACACAACAGCTTCCATAAGATTCGAAAGGATTGCCACTATCAATAATATTATGGAATATTTCACGGATCATAGCGGGCCTTTATCAGCACCAACTGGTACTGAAGCACTAGCTTTCATGGACACTAAAAACCCTGACGATCCTAACGGATATCCTGACTTAGAACTGCTTTTCGTAGCAGGATCTATAGTTAGTCGAACGACATATAAAACCGCTTTCAACATCGACGACCACTTATACGACACAGTCTACGGACCAATAAAAGATCGTGATACCTGGATGGTTTTTCCGATAATTCTCCTCCCCGAATCCAAAGGACGTATAAAGTTACAAAACAAAAACCCTTACACAAAGCCATTAATCTACGCCAATTATTTCACAGACAACGGTCACGATCAAAAGATCATTCTACATGGTATAAGAAAAGTCATAGAGTTATCACAATCTCGCGCTTTCCAAAGATATGGTAGCAAACTTCACGATATACCATTTCCAAATTGCGCGCGTCATGGGTTCAACTCTGATGAGTATTGGTTCTGCGCTATGAAAACAATAACTGTCACTATTCACCACCACTGTGGAACAGCTAAAATGGGGCCTAGACATGACCCAGGAGCAGTGGTAGACCCAAAACTAAGGATATATGGTATAAAAGGACTGAGAGTGGTGGATGCTAGTGTTATGCCATTTGTGCCGGCAGCGCATATTAATGCACCGACGATGATGATCGCGGAAAAGGCCGCTGATATGATTAAGGAAGACTGGGGGATTCGATTTAAGTGA